One Armatimonadota bacterium genomic window, GCCCGTCGACATAGGAATAGGTAGCCCCGTCGCTGTGGCGCTCCCACATGACGCGGGTGATGTCCGCCTTGTCGTTGACGTCGGTGTTGTAGTGTTGGACGGCAAAGTCCTTGGTCCAGAACGCATAGTTCAGCGTCGTGATGATCGCGTATTGGGGAGGCACCTGGACAGAACCCGGGCACGGTTGGCTCGGGTTGAATCCGGAAGTGCCCTTTTGCTGGCCGATCACAAAGCCGTTCTTTTCGGCATAACGGCGTTCGGCCAAAGCAATCGTTTGGGCCGGGTAATCCAGGGCCGTCAGGCTGACCGGCAGCCAGTCGTGCGCGGGCATCACGTTGTAGTTGGGGATGTAGCTGTAAAGCGGGGCCTGCCAGTCGCAGTACATTTGTCCAGAGGCGTTCAGCTTCCCAAAGTCAGCGGTGCCGTTGGGGCACGGGGTTTTGGGAGGAACGGGTTTGGTATCGCTGGGGCAGACAAAAATGTT contains:
- a CDS encoding prepilin-type N-terminal cleavage/methylation domain-containing protein, yielding MKRAFTLIELLVVIAIIAILAAILFPVFAQAKEAAKKTTCLSNNKQMATAIQIYAQDYDDTLCQTSWETSVTPQPWNTAGRQIHWTYLMQPYIKNWNIFVCPSDTKPVPPKTPCPNGTADFGKLNASGQMYCDWQAPLYSYIPNYNVMPAHDWLPVSLTALDYPAQTIALAERRYAEKNGFVIGQQKGTSGFNPSQPCPGSVQVPPQYAIITTLNYAFWTKDFAVQHYNTDVNDKADITRVMWERHSDGATYSYVDGHAKYQKLDQILNPNAYQFGDKFLPAYLPAVVNGTPCVN